The following proteins are co-located in the Castanea sativa cultivar Marrone di Chiusa Pesio chromosome 8, ASM4071231v1 genome:
- the LOC142605845 gene encoding uncharacterized protein LOC142605845 yields MIGSISWELTISYSDKDLTKKGKHYNDSLHINVDAKGKTIPMILIDNGSALNVCPSKTASCLGLSIEDFVITDQHVRTYDNSRRQDLGTVTLVLTMGPMIKNVEFQVLKIASCFNMLLGRPWIHDTDSILSSLY; encoded by the coding sequence ATGATTGGGTCTATAAGTTGGGAACTCACTATTTCCTACTCTGACAAAGATTTGACGAAGAAGGGGAAGCACTACAATGACTCGTTGCACATTAATGTAGATGCCAAAGGCAAGACGATTCCGATGATTCTAATTGATAATGGAAGTGCCTTAAATGTGTGTCCTTCAAAGACTGCAAGTTGTTTAGGCTTAAGTATTGAAGATTTTGTGATAACTGATCAGCATGTGAGGACATATGACAATAGTAGAAGGCAGGACTTGGGAACCGTGACACTAGTGCTCACTATGGGGCCAATGATCAAGAATGTGGAATTTCAAGTCCTTAAAATAGCTTCGTGCTTCAATATGCTCCTTGGGCGACCATGGATCCATGATACAGATTCTATACTTTCATCCCTATACTAA